A window of Bombina bombina isolate aBomBom1 unplaced genomic scaffold, aBomBom1.pri scaffold_666, whole genome shotgun sequence contains these coding sequences:
- the LOC128644000 gene encoding polyadenylate-binding protein 2 isoform X1 produces the protein MAALSSVAGMRGSDYENGLRSGAETSDVGQEAGGDDPMGHDLDLELLGPGRRSRGSAAIRRLAARRSGVRGTPGGAGSGGLEELEEEELEEEDPGEIGGVPVIEDPELEAIKARVREMEEEAEKLKELQNEVEKQMNMSPPPGNAGPVIMSVEEKMEADARSIYVGNVDYGATAEELEAHFHGCGSVNRVTILCDKFTGHPKGFAYIEFSDKESVRTSMALDESLFRGRQIKVVPKRTNRPGISSTDRGFPRARYRARTASYSSRSRFYSGFTARPRGRVYRGRARVTSWYSPY, from the exons ATGGCTGCGTTGTCTTCGGTTGCAGGGATGCGAGGCTCGGACTATGAAAACGGTTTGAGAAGCGGTGCCGAGACCAGCGATGTGGGTCAAGAAGCGGGGGGTGACGATCCGATGGGTCACGATCTGGACTTAGAGCTTTTGGGACCGGGCAGGCGGAGCCGAGGTAGTGCCGCTATCCGAAGGTTGGCTGCGAGGAGATCTGGGGTACGGGGCACTCCTGGAGGCGCGGGGTCTGGAGGTCTCGAGGAGTTGGAAGAAGAGGAGCTAGAAGAGGAGGATCCCGGGGAGATCGGCGGAGTTCCTGTGATCGAGGACCCG GAGTTAGAAGCAATCAAGGCACGGGTTAGGGAGATGGAAGAGGAGGCAGAGAAACTGAAAGAGCTGCAGAATGAGGTTGAGAAACAGATGAACATGAGCCCTCCTCCTGGAAATG CTGGCCCAGTCATCATGTCTGTTGAAGAGAAGATGGAGGCTGATGCCCGGTCAATATACGTAGGAAAT GTAGACTATGGTGCAACAGCAGAGGAATTGGAGGCTCATTTTCATGGCTGTGGCTCTGTGAACAGGGTGACCATTTTATGCGACAAGTTCACAGGTCATCCAAAGGG ATTTGCATATATAGAGTTTTCAGATAAGGAATCTGTTAGGACATCTATGGCACTGGATGAGTCTCTCTTCAGAGGGCGACAAATCAAg GTGGTACCCAAGAGAACCAACAGACCTGGTATCAGTTCTACAGACAGGGGCTTTCCACGGGCAAGATATAGGGCAAGGACCGCGTCGTACAGTTCTCGATCACGTTTTTACAGTGGCTTCACCGCAAGACCGAGGGGACGCGTATACAG GGGTCGTGCTCGAGTGACGTCATGGTATTCTCCTtactaa